From Argopecten irradians isolate NY chromosome 3, Ai_NY, whole genome shotgun sequence:
GCTGTTTGTAGATGGGGAAGCTCTATATTAACGTGGATTTCAGTACTTGTTCCAACATGCTGCTGTTTCAAGTTTACTTTGGACAAAAGGTTGATGCTTATCCCCTTGTAATGGTCTATAGGCACTGAATAGTCTGGTTTTGAGATGCAATCCTTTCCTGAACTGGACAAGGGATCTGTATGAATATTAGATAGATTATATCGGTATCCTTGTTGCGGTTTCGTCACTATACAGTCACACTTTTGGGAGCTGGTGTTTCCAGATTTCGTTGCCAGGCGACGTAACGCTTGGTCAAGAGAAAATAAATGATCATCATTGTCTTCCGGAATGTGTTTCCTGACGTAATCTGCGATATTTGTGACGTAATCGATATTGGAACCAGCCTGGCCACTTGTATTATAGATTTGGTGGGCCATAACGTTTGTGTCAGCAGGCCCTAAGAACAGGTAACTAGAACTGGTAGCAGTAAAAACAAGTACGTTTATCGGAGGACCGGTTGAGCCTTTTGTGTAGAATTTGGTGATAAATGCCTCGTAACCTCCAAGGACAGCCTCGCGGTTAAAGAGGTAGTCTATTGTCTCCTTAATCTGTGTAACCCCTACTATCTGGAAGGCAATGCCCCACACACAACCCTGcaacaaaaatatagaaattaacCGAAATGAAAAGCAAGACATTTTGTAGAAATGAAATTTAGAAAAGTGACTCGGTATTTGGTCACATTTCATAGCTTCAATTACCGCAGCCAAGCTACCTGTCGCAATTAAGATTAAGTatggtatttattttataaGGCAAAGTTACTGCTTTCATGATGGCCAAACCATCATTGCTCGAAACATAATATGCCATCGGCTGAATTGATagattattcatttatttagagGGGccaattaatttaatattaaacaaaaatcgTTTTCAAAACCATAGGccataatatattaataatcaGAATTGGTACATACTACATCATGTAATATACATGGTTGATAGTTATGTTGCTAAGATTTCAGCATCGATAATTCTAGCTAAATTTGCCATGAGGCCCAATATGGCCTATTTATGCAGCTGAATTGGCTTGGCGAAAAATCATTAGTGACTAGTTTCGTGTCAAAAGCCTAGACGACCATCATGATCAATAATGAAGATGTATTGGTATATTGCGCAGAATCCGTAGTCAGAAGTAGGTCAGTAAATTGTTTACGTTCTATAAATAGGTGACTGAGCACGTGTGTGGATGTCTTACGCAATAtctgtacacacatgtatatacacaggAATCTTACCTGTTGTTGTTTAGTCAGTGTAGCTACTCTTCCAGGCTGAAATCATTAATAAAGACAATAAATTATATGAATTACGCAATTGACATAAACACAAAACCTGAATATTGTATCTTGACGCGAACGACGTATACAATATGAACTAGCCAAATTTATGAAGGACATTTACTGACAgtaactacatttgtatgttgttttcttcataatattttacaataaatgtcACTACTAGATTAatgcacataatatatttaGCCAGATTTAAGATAACAATTATACGATATGCTTCATTACCTTAGCAGGTGTACCTCTATGCGTCGTATTTCCCTGCCAAAAACGCCTCACAAAGCCGTTTATGTGACCTGTCAGctgtttttgaaaattaaaattaggATTCCACATGAGGGAACCATAGCCAAACACCCAGAGAACATTTTTATCTTGACCATCCAAATTGTGCAGAAGTCTGTCCATCGTCATATCGCCAGATCGATTTTCCGTACTATTACAGGCTCGAGTGAGGTGAAGTATACAGCTAGACTGATTTCATCATCGTTGCCAGGCTCTATACATAGGCAGGTTAGCCAATCGGAGCCCTAAGAACTGTTTACATGCATGTGGTTCCAAAGGTCAGGCCGCTCCTAGCAGCTTAGTAGAGTTATAACCAGTAACAGGAAATAGCAATGTGTGGTTTACGAGGACCTGTAAATTAGTTACATCCTACCACGGACTAGTTTCTAGACCACATATTACTTCTTTTGGGGCTAgattgaattttcattaaaaaataaataccttCAATCCTCTATAAAAACATAATTGGTGCCATTTTGTCGAATTTAAAAACTATGTCCGACTCCCCCAAACCCCATCAAATTATCAAAGCAAATGCTTTCGTACTAGACTAAACGTTCTAATACATTATAATGCGGACCCGGCTCTGAGCGCTATCACGATGATCACAAACGAATTTGTTTTTGCACAAAGCTTGAAATAATCTATACAGACTTCTTATTGAAACTGTATCATTGTGCTAGACCGATTGTAATTGCAATAGCAACGGAACATCGTCAAATGTAAACCCAATAAAATAGGAAGCGATGTGAAACTTTTAGGACAGcatcaacaagagatcccagcgggatcttggcgcccaccaaagaatgatctatgtctgacaatggaaagaaggatcttttctctgcttttcaaactttttcaatcATACTTCGCGTacttataaaatttgagacagatcgcttcagtactttctgagaaatagcagtaactaacttcaaatatcaaaatctaagattgCTGcttggcggccatattgttgatcaatcggtcccaaaacgttctatgcataactagggccctaggggaaccttcatatgaaatttgagacatatcccttcaccactttttaagaaatagcgataacaaactttatctttcaaaatccaagatggctgcctggcagccatcttgttaaccgattggtcccaaaatacaatacgcacaacaagggccctagggaaacctacatgtgaaatttgagacagagaCCTTCAgcactttgtgagaaatagcgataataaactttaactatcaaaatcgaagatggctgccagttgaccgatcggtcccaaaacgcaatatgcacaacaagggccctagggaaacctacatgtgaaatttgagacagagaCCTTCAgcactttgtgagaaatagcgataacaaactttaattatcaaaatcgaagatggctgcctggcggccatcttgttgaccgatcggtcccaaaacgcaatatgcacaactagggccctagatgaacctacatatgaaatttgagacagatccctgtCGTATTCTCTGAAAAATAGTGAACAAATTTAACTAtaaaaatcgaagatggctgcctgtcggccatcttgttgacccatttgtcccaaaatgcaatatgcacaagtAGCAGTGGGGGAGGAaaaataggttcccatgtacccctctggcagtttttcgaaatatggttttttaggaccggtataatgtctactttcattttatgcttgttgccattgacaactaatgtcccatgggggtcatatggcggccatcttggatttctgttatcgaaaatggccaaaatgacacattcgcacaTACGCGCTTAGATGGTGAACCAGACAATgttcagaggcaaataaacatatttttaatatgatttaaacatGCTGAATATGATAAAATCATAATGATGAAGTTACATCTTCTCCTTTTTATTAATTGGGgggaaaataatgaaattttcagcttttcccccctaaaaaatcgataaatgtcataattttcatttcaagaaaaaaattgattgacaaaacaccttgtaacaatcatttcgaattgcactaacccttgtgtaaacacgtgtactataaaaagatagtgtcgtcctatggatggctgtgttggtcgaaatgacgacaaggagtagggtagaagcttgttgacggcttttattcaaagtgtagacaagagttctcactttctctctctcatGTGTGTGGCCCTAGAGGGGGCGGTGacgtaggtgtatgtgaggcggaagtacccagtctcggtcttattcccgtctgatgtccgtctaatttcagtctaGTTTCCGTCTCCgtctgactggggcctattgcggccctctatttataatgattgggtacgtgactggtacacgtgccgttgggacaatgcttgccccaaaggttacccagctcatcataaactgtcaaaatttactaattttaattcagaatacagccttaccggcgcctgatgcaggcttaacaaaatataaatgttttgattttctgactggacttggttgaggctggacagaaccgcctgtaatatgcacattttgcacaaactatactgcgcagttaaacaggtgtgtggactacgcgatgtcctgtcattcctttcagaacattccacgtagtccataccatacccatacctattcggtaacaattaactaataagttggtcacctagtttaacacgtgcatagaccgtgcgacgtcctgtcatgctttccagaacatcccacgtagtcgctactaagtaggtaccgtaacaatttactgatatttcggtcacctagtttggccatgccttaaaacaacaacctaactctggctgcaaacatgagtaaacaatcccgcgttactgacctttaaatatacaACACATCAATACTAGGTCTAAGCAACACTATgtacaccacaataatgcactatgaaattaaacacagcctaataaatatatacatggttgttattaaacaactaatacttgtactcttatataaaatacactataatttaactcagccccgcgatccacaattatacacggctaacatgacaacttctgtcaaggttcaacaggtaccccacttcctgtttacctagcgggaatattcaaatatcatatctattaatgatattcatggggacttaaacagggctactagcctgtctatctctatagggttacaatcatctatcaccaataatatcattggggcttaagcaaggctaccagcctgcatacctctatagggttacaatcgcCCCTTTCTTCAAACAAGACAATATGTAAGGCATTTCTCAGAATGGCTTACATATTTCTTAACGCAAATTATCaagtattattaatatttcaatatatcacCGCTTCCTTTAAAAAATATTCCCTAAATAGTAACTAGTGGCCATTTCATTCATTTCTCCTTTCAAACTTCTTTCATTCGCATGCGTCATgcagtatatttttttaattatcgcGAAGTTATCCGATTAAACGTTACAACTCTTTACCTTAATgcacaatatgtacatatacacatttctatggtcacaacatcttaAAATTGACCAGTAATTATATTCCACAGTTCGTccattgtagttcaaacatatttcacagttcgtccattgtagttcaaacatatttcacattcacttccattgtagttcgaacatacaatgtatttatcagTCACACAGTTCCATGGTAACTACATGGTTGAAAATCAGTAATATTATTTCACAGTCAAGTCCATTTTAGTTTGAACCTATTCAACAGTCACACAGTTCCATGGTCACTTCATCGTTAAAAAATCATTCGTAATAATATGGCTGCTCATATATAAAAATCCACAGTTTATCTCCACAGTTGCTGCTTATTTAATTATATCCAGAGCTTCTTTATGTTCTTAGGTCCGTCATCCACCACGGTTCTTGAAGAGGTCACATTTTGTCTTATCCACATTaagacattgtgatttttttttttaattgattaacgtTAATATCCAGACAAGAGTTGGTCTTGTTAACACCAAGACGTTTCCTTATTGTCTTGTAATAACCgagatattatatgtatatctttgtCTCGTAAGTCTCTTTAATCATCAAGACGTTAAATATCACGACATAATGTTTCACCGGGTCATTATCATTTCCTTCTCCATATTTAGACATTGTCTTGTTACGACCAAGACGTTACTTTATATCTGTCTATGGAAGACTGAGCTCTTTTCTTAAGTCTGGGTATATTACACTTCGTACTCGGGTTGTAAGGCAGTCTTGTTTACCCGATTCAATTCCTCCACTTTGTGATGGGGCACGCCCTCAGGGTAATTTCCTGACATCAGTGTaggtttttctttgttttcttgttcCTGGTGGATGAGTTCCTTGATGTATGTTGTCATCAATTCTTCTAAGGCTGTCATGTCTTCTGTGGATTGGTTACTTTTGAGTCTTTGCATTGTTCTTGAGGCTTGCGAAGCACTCGGCTCTGACTTTCCCCTTTTCACTGACCATTTACCTAACCTACATTTCTGACATTTATCCCTAATTCTCCTAcgacataaatatatcactataacaacaactACTACTACCACACCTACTATCGACAAGTAGGTCGAGAGGGGCAAATCAGATTCCATGGGTTCAAGATCAAATGAattgtcaagttcatttatCAACTCATCAATGGGGATTTCCTTTATAGGCTTAAGTTTATGGGGTATCTTAATGTTTTTTACATTTGGTAGTCTTTGGGTCATTGGTTTCCAGAGTTCAATAGAGCCTACATAACAATTTGAAATCACCTGTTGAAAATGATCTGTTAGGTTATATTTACTCTCTGAATGATAATATGAGGGCAAGGTCATATATTCATTTGATGCAGAACAACCTTCCGTAAGGGATAAGTTGTCAATAGGGTATCTGGTCACCACAGTACCAGATTGGGTTCTATAGGGGCATTTCAGTGTAAAGGTCAAAGATCTATCGTGGACAACTATCCAGTGGCCATTGGTCAAATACTGGGCCATAGGGgaagtgtttgtattttgtactactgtagtacaatatttaactaaattattggtccaattcataaaaagattaacaatacatttcttaTTTCCCATTATAGTATACATTGGACTACGAaacctgcagtagtttttaacgCTATTTACACATTGATTCATCTCTTCAATTTGTCATTGTAACCAATTGTGTTTTCGCTTCATTGATTGCAAGAGCTTCTGCTTCTAATTTATAAGTcgccaaaatatttgtttgattcgaTCCAAGGTACGGAAGAGGAAGGTTATGTGCTCGGTACACAACAAACTTGCCAATCATGTCTATTAATGGAATGGAAATAACTACAATAAGGCTATCAGTACTAATAAGTgttgtacaggtcactgtcttaTAAAATTTCCAAAGGTCAATTTCCGGGTCAAAAGGTACTCTAACACCTGGGTCAAGTTTGCTTTCTACTTCTATAAGGAGTTCGTACAAGTCTGGGGGTGAAATGACTGAAGGGCTTAAATGTCCTAGAGATAGCATATTGATCTGAAGTTTCAAATGATTAAGATAATCTCTAGCTAATCCAACTAATTTCT
This genomic window contains:
- the LOC138318719 gene encoding putative glutathione-specific gamma-glutamylcyclotransferase 2, whose product is MTMDRLLHNLDGQDKNVLWVFGYGSLMWNPNFNFQKQLTGHINGFVRRFWQGNTTHRGTPAKPGRVATLTKQQQGCVWGIAFQIVGVTQIKETIDYLFNREAVLGGYEAFITKFYTKGSTGPPINVLVFTATSSSYLFLGPADTNVMAHQIYNTSGQAGSNIDYVTNIADYVRKHIPEDNDDHLFSLDQALRRLATKSGNTSSQKCDCIVTKPQQGYRYNLSNIHTDPLSSSGKDCISKPDYSVPIDHYKGISINLLSKVNLKQQHVGTSTEIHVNIELPHLQTAQA